Proteins from a genomic interval of Trifolium pratense cultivar HEN17-A07 linkage group LG6, ARS_RC_1.1, whole genome shotgun sequence:
- the LOC123892243 gene encoding exodeoxyribonuclease-like, translating to MKIISWNIRGSSEFEKRKEVHKLVGDSKPFILCLQETKLQSCDVFLCSTLWGSLPHAFSFRPSVGASGGLLTLWDTSEVEVWSTESREHVLWCRGRFVKSGEEFLLANVYAPCDDGAKQVLWASLSTQIQASGRERVCVCGDFNTVRHVDERRSVRGSQRSVDHIPFNRFIEDNNLIDLPLVSRKFTWYRGDDFSMSRLDRFLLSEEWCLTWPNCKQVAKLRGLSDHCPLVFSANEED from the coding sequence ATGAAGATTATTTCGTGGAATATTAGAGGCTCGAGTGAGTTTGAGAAGAGGAAGGAGGTGCATAAGTTGGTAGGGGACTCGAAACCTTTCATTCTTTGCCTACAGGAGACTAAGTTGCAGTCCTGTGATGTTTTCCTGTGTTCGACTCTCTGGGGTAGTTTACCTCATGCTTTTTCTTTTCGCCCTTCGGTCGGGGCATCAGGGGGTCTACTAACGTTATGGGATACTTCTGAGGTGGAGGTATGGTCGACTGAGAGTCGTGAACACGTTTTGTGGTGTAGGGGTCGTTTTGTTAAGTCTGGTGAAGAGTTTTTACTGGCGAATGTTTACGCGCCGTGTGATGATGGGGCTAAGCAAGTTTTGTGGGCTTCTTTATCGACGCAGATTCAAGCGTCAGGAAGGGAGAGGGTGTGTGTCTGTGGGGATTTTAATACTGTTAGACACGTTGATGAGCGACGCTCTGTTAGGGGAAGTCAGCGTAGTGTGGATCACATTCCTTTTAATCGTTTTATTGAGGATAACAACTTAATTGATCTTCCTCTGGTCTCCCGCAAGTTTACGTGGTACCGAGGGGATGATTTCTCGATGAGCCGCCTGGATAGGTTTTTGCTCTCTGAGGAGTGGTGTTTGACTTGGCCCAATTGTAAGCAGGTGGCTAAACTGCGAGGGTTGTCTGATCATTGCCCTTTAGTCTTCTCAGCAAATGAGGAAGATTGA